TACCAGAAAGCAGAGCTGCGGCCAGTTGTGGATGAAGTACCTGTACGTGTAAATTGAATAAGGCTCAGATAAGTCCTTGGTGATCAGTCTCATGATCCACGGCATCTGAAGTTCAGACTCGTAGCGGACATAGCGGATGCCGTGGTTCTCCCCGGGGGAGCCGCTCAAGTCGAGCCGGGCGAGCTCCTCGGCCGGCGGTTGCTGCAGGTCAGCCTGGCTCTCCTCACCGCCGGGCCCAGCAGCGTCCGGCTGCTCGTCACTCGAAGGTCTAGAGGGCGGCGTGTGGTCCAACTCTTTCCCCGCTTCGCAGGCCGCCTCAGCTGTAGTGAAACCCGGCATCCCGTTCACGCTATTGTTACCATGAGGAGAGTGACTACCGTTTTTGGAACAGGGGCTGTGGCCTTCGTGTTGGCAGTGCTCACTATTGTTCCTAGCGGCAGGAGCCTCCTCGTTGCTGCCAATGCTGTTGTCACAGTTGTCTACGGACGATCTGGGATTGTCAGGCCGGCTTCCTACGTGCTGGTGGCTGTCAGGGTCCTCTGAGGGGCTTGCCAAGCCGTTCAACTGCTGCTGCTCTCGGGCTTGCATTTTAAGGTGAAGCGCCGCCGGGCTAGCTCGCGCTAGCatgtttttctgcttcttctttacCGACCTTTTGACTTCGTTTACCGACTGAGACTTCGTCCCTGTACCGGCGGGCACACACTGCTCCCCGTGGCACGCCGGCTCTCCGTCTTCCACCGCCGGCTCCGCGCTCCCAGCCGCGGGGAAAGGAGGAATTTCAGCCGGGGATGCAGGCAGTGCGCTACTAGGCCCAGGCGGCACTGTGGCCATCCCACTGCATTAAGGTGGTGATTGACACTTGGAAAACGTTGAACACAATTTCATCCACAAGGCGAAGACATATACAACCAATATACGAGCTAGTTCATCGAATATTGCATAAATCCAGGGTTTTCTGGGGCGATAACGTTTCCGCTGGCGATGGTTGTCGCTGCTTTCTCCTCGATTTCCCTGCTGCCGCAAAGTGCCGTCGCAGCAAACGCCATTGCAACGGCATTCATACACGTTTTACGACAGTAGTGTAACGCATGACTGTTGCACGGTTTTCCCCTCTTCCATTACCCCCTGCCCCCGAGGCTCGTTTTGGTTGTCCTTGCGCCTTGCGAAACTTTTATATTGTTTGTCAAATTTATCTAACCAGTCAATATTGACATTTACCTCCTTCTGTTCGCCTTTATGTTCTGTCTAgtttaaattatatatatgtTTGTGTCGTACCCTGCATTACCAGACTGTACTCACAACATTGTGGTAATGCAGACCTCTTCAAGACTGGAGAAGtcaaaggtgactgaagaagtccTTGTGCTGCCCTGTTAAACCCAAGAACATGTTCTTCCTTACCAGCAGAGGGCGCCAAACCGAAACTTTAGCATATGGAATAGTTTTGTAAGCGCAACAACAGCAACACTGCGTTTTCTCCACAAGATGTCGCCATTCGACCAGTTTGTCGCTTCATCCTGCAAAGTAGGTGCAAGTTTGTGCGCGTATGTCCAGTAGTATCCAATCATGGCCTACTGTCCTTTCCAGAAGCATACTGTAGGCTGCTGTTAATTCATCATTCCCAGGATGCTGCGAAGCAAGAAAACCACAACACTGCAGTTGTTCATATTACACATAACATgataataatacataataataattacatttgttttctgtttatatttacatttaaccaTTTCCCTTAATCTGCTAAGGAAGATATTCATATTCTTCTTTCACTTTTATTACGTTTATTTCCTTTTAAGGTTTCATTTTCCCCTAACCTTTATTAGACACAAAAGTACAGAGAGCTGACAGAGAAGCATGGAGAGAGTGGAGGGAATGACATGCAGGAAATGGTCTGGGGCAAGCCTCAGTAGCAGCCTTTGGCATACGGATCACCTGCTCAACCGCAAAACCTATATACATTTGTCTTTGTAATCAAAATAGTCTAGGCTCATATTAGAGGAATAATCTCCAGATAAAATTTGCCAGGTGCACAAGTCTAAGTCATGAGTTTGAGTATTGGAGCAGAGTTTGTGATATTGTGTGCCATGAAACCGCTCCAGAAAataacaaccaaaaacaaaaattttaCAGGAGGCAGCAGCCTGCCTGTGGAGAGCGAGAGGAGAGAGACTGTGTGCCAGCATAGGAAGGAGAAGACAACAACTCAGAAGACTGCACAGGGGTCCTTCCCCTGTTACACTGTGAGGGTGAA
The genomic region above belongs to Pelmatolapia mariae isolate MD_Pm_ZW linkage group LG15, Pm_UMD_F_2, whole genome shotgun sequence and contains:
- the naa30 gene encoding N-alpha-acetyltransferase 30: MATVPPGPSSALPASPAEIPPFPAAGSAEPAVEDGEPACHGEQCVPAGTGTKSQSVNEVKRSVKKKQKNMLARASPAALHLKMQAREQQQLNGLASPSEDPDSHQHVGSRPDNPRSSVDNCDNSIGSNEEAPAARNNSEHCQHEGHSPCSKNGSHSPHGNNSVNGMPGFTTAEAACEAGKELDHTPPSRPSSDEQPDAAGPGGEESQADLQQPPAEELARLDLSGSPGENHGIRYVRYESELQMPWIMRLITKDLSEPYSIYTYRYFIHNWPQLCFLAMVEQECVGAIVCKLDMHKKMFRRGYIAMLAVDSKHRRKSIGTNLVKKAIYAMVEGDCDEVVLETEITNKSALKLYENLGFVRDKRLFRYYLNGVDALRLKLWLR